Proteins encoded within one genomic window of Edaphobacter lichenicola:
- the hemG gene encoding protoporphyrinogen oxidase, whose translation MKRVAIVGGGVAGLAAAYELARQARNGASLQVVLFEASTRLGGIIETVHEGEFVIECGPDAWVTEKPWARELAEELGLGAEVMPSNDATRKTYVLVDKKLQAMPDGMRMMVPVDLDSLGASELFSAGAKLAYHEELGRAEELRAEAPDEDESVAEFVRRHFGQEVLTKIGAPLLSGVFGGDVTKLSVQAVMAPFVAMEREHGSLIAALQARDAGVKKHSVFTTLRSGMGTLVDRMIATIPEDWIRLAAEVRFVSYGDEGWLVGTARGVERFDAVMMAAPIDVACSLLEPVDAEMAPLMAMEASSAVVVAFGFPDAAKFPVPPGFGFLVPPGSDSLLLAATFVDQKFEDRVPQGGRLVRAFFGCKAAERLMRCGNDETAAVARMELARILGPLPEPQVTVVRRWPRSLPQYAVGHLERMKRLDARASVLDGLSLLGNGYRGVGVPDLIRDARVAARRIVGKSESLTGVAEL comes from the coding sequence ATGAAGCGCGTTGCAATCGTTGGCGGCGGAGTCGCAGGACTGGCGGCGGCGTATGAGCTGGCGCGGCAGGCTCGCAACGGCGCATCGCTGCAGGTGGTGTTGTTCGAAGCCTCGACGCGGCTGGGTGGAATCATCGAGACGGTGCATGAAGGTGAGTTCGTCATTGAGTGCGGGCCCGATGCGTGGGTGACGGAGAAGCCGTGGGCGCGTGAGCTGGCAGAAGAGCTTGGATTGGGCGCTGAAGTGATGCCCTCAAATGACGCAACGCGCAAGACTTATGTGCTGGTCGACAAGAAGCTGCAGGCGATGCCGGATGGTATGCGGATGATGGTGCCGGTCGATCTAGATTCGTTGGGTGCTTCGGAGCTGTTTAGCGCGGGGGCGAAGCTGGCTTATCACGAAGAGCTGGGTCGAGCGGAGGAGTTGCGGGCGGAGGCTCCTGACGAGGACGAAAGCGTTGCGGAGTTTGTTCGGCGGCACTTTGGGCAAGAGGTGCTGACGAAGATCGGTGCGCCTTTGCTGAGCGGTGTGTTTGGCGGCGATGTAACGAAGTTGAGCGTACAGGCGGTGATGGCTCCCTTTGTCGCGATGGAGCGAGAGCACGGCAGTCTGATTGCCGCACTGCAGGCGCGTGATGCGGGGGTGAAGAAACACTCGGTCTTTACTACACTGCGCAGCGGCATGGGAACGCTGGTGGATCGTATGATCGCGACGATTCCTGAAGATTGGATTCGGCTGGCCGCGGAGGTGCGATTTGTGTCGTACGGCGACGAAGGGTGGCTGGTGGGAACAGCTCGCGGCGTGGAACGGTTCGATGCCGTGATGATGGCTGCTCCTATTGATGTTGCTTGCTCTCTGCTGGAGCCGGTGGACGCGGAGATGGCTCCGTTGATGGCGATGGAGGCAAGCTCCGCGGTGGTGGTGGCATTTGGATTTCCTGATGCCGCGAAGTTTCCCGTTCCGCCTGGGTTTGGCTTTCTGGTGCCGCCAGGCTCCGATAGCCTGCTGCTTGCGGCGACCTTTGTCGATCAGAAGTTTGAAGACCGGGTGCCGCAGGGCGGGCGGTTAGTGCGAGCCTTTTTTGGATGCAAAGCTGCCGAACGGCTGATGCGATGCGGTAACGACGAGACTGCCGCAGTGGCGCGGATGGAGCTGGCGAGGATTCTGGGGCCGTTGCCGGAGCCGCAGGTGACTGTGGTTCGACGCTGGCCTCGAAGCCTCCCGCAGTATGCCGTCGGGCATCTGGAACGGATGAAGAGGCTCGATGCACGAGCGAGTGTGCTCGATGGACTATCGCTGCTTGGCAACGGATATCGTGGCGTGGGCGTGCCCGATCTAATTCGGGATGCTCGGGTTGCGGCGAGGAGAATCGTTGGTAAGAGCGAAAGTCTCACTGGGGTTGCGGAGCTGTAA
- a CDS encoding APC family permease yields the protein MALGRVGLGRAGAGRGKMRLLPLIAATYFMVAGGPYGLEDVIGMAGYGRALLLLLVIPVVWSLPTSLMVGELAAAIPEEGGYYRWVRRAMGEFWGFQEAWLSLAASVFDMAIYPTIFVLYMGRVEPAWTAGYRGTAWALGVVVVCMAWNLLGARAVGEGSVGLFCVLLSPFVVLTAVGLWKGLMGGGHAMAGMGGSGVGGGLARADWAGAVSVTLWNYMGWDNASTVAQEVEEPQRNYPRAMLLATGLVALTYVLPLAAVGLAGIPAARFSTGAWVDAARELAGPWLAVCVVLGGMINGGGMFNALMMSYTRVPYALAEEGVLPEVMERKNRWGVPWVSLAVCSVGWALALRLSFERLISIDLVLYGAALMLEFVALVVLRVKEPGLARPFKVPGGVWGAVGMGVGPAVLIGFALWAARGERVAGLPALEFAAIVAAAGPVVYLAARMVRKGRLAR from the coding sequence ATGGCGCTGGGGCGGGTGGGTTTGGGACGAGCGGGGGCGGGCAGGGGGAAGATGCGGCTGCTGCCGTTGATTGCCGCGACTTACTTTATGGTGGCGGGTGGGCCGTATGGGCTGGAAGACGTGATCGGCATGGCGGGGTATGGGCGGGCGCTACTGCTGCTGCTGGTGATTCCGGTGGTGTGGAGTCTGCCGACGAGTTTGATGGTGGGGGAGCTGGCGGCGGCGATCCCGGAGGAGGGTGGGTACTACCGGTGGGTGCGGCGGGCGATGGGGGAGTTCTGGGGGTTTCAGGAGGCGTGGCTGAGCCTGGCGGCGAGCGTGTTCGATATGGCGATCTACCCGACGATCTTTGTGCTGTATATGGGGAGGGTGGAACCGGCGTGGACGGCGGGGTATCGCGGGACGGCGTGGGCGCTGGGTGTGGTGGTGGTGTGCATGGCGTGGAATCTGCTGGGCGCGCGGGCGGTGGGCGAGGGGTCGGTGGGACTGTTTTGCGTGCTGCTGTCGCCGTTTGTGGTACTGACGGCGGTGGGGTTGTGGAAGGGGCTGATGGGTGGTGGGCATGCGATGGCGGGGATGGGTGGTTCGGGGGTGGGCGGGGGCCTGGCTCGGGCGGATTGGGCCGGGGCGGTGTCGGTGACGCTGTGGAACTATATGGGGTGGGATAACGCGTCGACGGTGGCGCAGGAGGTGGAGGAGCCGCAGAGGAACTATCCGCGGGCGATGCTGTTGGCGACGGGGCTGGTGGCGCTGACGTATGTGCTGCCGCTGGCGGCGGTGGGGCTGGCGGGGATTCCGGCGGCGCGGTTTTCTACGGGGGCGTGGGTGGATGCGGCGAGGGAGCTGGCGGGGCCGTGGTTGGCGGTGTGCGTGGTGCTGGGCGGGATGATCAATGGTGGGGGGATGTTCAATGCGCTGATGATGAGCTATACGCGAGTGCCGTATGCGCTGGCCGAGGAGGGGGTGCTACCGGAGGTGATGGAGCGGAAGAACAGGTGGGGCGTGCCGTGGGTGAGTTTGGCGGTGTGTTCGGTGGGGTGGGCGCTGGCGCTGCGGTTGTCGTTTGAGCGGCTGATCTCGATTGACCTGGTGCTGTATGGGGCGGCGCTGATGCTGGAGTTTGTGGCGCTGGTGGTGCTGCGGGTGAAGGAGCCTGGGTTGGCGAGGCCGTTCAAGGTGCCGGGTGGGGTTTGGGGTGCGGTGGGGATGGGGGTTGGGCCGGCGGTGCTGATCGGGTTTGCGCTTTGGGCGGCGAGGGGGGAACGCGTGGCTGGGCTGCCGGCGCTGGAGTTTGCGGCGATTGTGGCGGCGGCGGGGCCGGTGGTTTATCTGGCGGCGCGGATGGTGCGGAAGGGCCGTTTGGCGCGCTGA
- the cobU gene encoding bifunctional adenosylcobinamide kinase/adenosylcobinamide-phosphate guanylyltransferase gives MRQSSVTLVLGGVRSGKSRYAQQLAERESRVIFVATAKASDDEMQRKIDRHREERPAEWTTVEEPLELVQVLTQRGFSCDVMVVDCLTIFAANLLEAEGDDQGAVDRRVEALCEALRSASCSVVLVSNEVGSGVVPAYPLGRRYRDLLGEINQRVARVADDVVLMVAGLPLALKGHLEVTL, from the coding sequence ATGCGCCAGAGTTCCGTGACACTCGTTCTTGGCGGCGTGCGCAGCGGCAAAAGCCGTTATGCGCAGCAGCTCGCAGAGCGGGAGAGCCGCGTGATCTTTGTGGCGACGGCGAAGGCTTCGGACGACGAGATGCAGAGGAAGATCGACCGGCATCGCGAAGAGCGGCCAGCGGAGTGGACTACCGTGGAGGAGCCGCTGGAGTTGGTTCAGGTATTGACGCAGCGTGGATTCAGCTGCGATGTGATGGTGGTGGATTGCCTGACGATCTTTGCGGCGAATCTTCTTGAGGCCGAAGGTGATGATCAGGGTGCTGTGGATCGGCGCGTCGAGGCATTGTGCGAGGCGTTGCGGTCGGCTAGTTGCTCGGTTGTGCTGGTTTCGAACGAGGTGGGTAGCGGAGTGGTTCCCGCGTATCCGTTAGGGCGACGCTATCGTGATCTGCTGGGCGAGATCAATCAGAGGGTGGCGAGAGTCGCCGATGATGTGGTGTTGATGGTAGCTGGACTGCCGCTTGCCCTGAAGGGACACCTCGAGGTGACTCTGTGA
- the hemE gene encoding uroporphyrinogen decarboxylase yields the protein MSDAIVESAAVTSIEAGSGGSRFVRACLRRPVDRTPVWFLRQAGRYMPEYMAVRKHHSLLEICRTPEIAAEVTITAAERLGVDAAIIFADLLLPFTPMGLDFEFVAGEGPVVHTPVRTLEHVKALRTDRVEELQYVARAIEQVATHFAAPRADGDELGIIGFCGAPWTLAGYMIEGGKQGGGDRNYIETKKMMYSDGAAWSLLMEKIVTVLVAYAQQQVEAGADVIQVFDSWVGKLSVRDYRQYCLGWTTELVERIKTLGVPVIYFGVETASLLPAMSETGADVIGLDWRTPLDAGWKAVGAGCAVQGNLDPIALFAKEDVLKEQVREILTAANGRPGHIFNLGHGIVPGTPVENVILVVEWVKELSALGVTQR from the coding sequence TTGAGTGATGCGATTGTGGAAAGTGCGGCAGTGACTTCTATTGAGGCGGGTTCGGGCGGCAGCCGCTTTGTGCGGGCGTGTCTGCGTCGGCCAGTCGACAGAACGCCGGTGTGGTTCTTGCGGCAGGCAGGGCGGTACATGCCGGAGTATATGGCCGTGCGGAAGCACCATTCGCTGCTGGAGATCTGCCGTACGCCGGAGATTGCGGCCGAGGTGACGATTACGGCTGCTGAGCGGCTGGGTGTGGATGCTGCGATCATCTTTGCTGATCTGCTTCTGCCGTTTACGCCGATGGGGCTGGACTTCGAGTTTGTTGCAGGCGAAGGGCCGGTGGTTCATACGCCGGTGCGGACGCTGGAGCATGTGAAGGCGCTGCGGACCGATCGCGTGGAGGAGCTGCAGTACGTTGCGCGGGCGATCGAGCAGGTCGCGACGCACTTTGCTGCTCCGCGTGCCGATGGGGATGAGCTGGGAATCATTGGGTTCTGCGGGGCTCCGTGGACGCTGGCTGGGTACATGATTGAGGGCGGCAAGCAGGGCGGTGGTGACCGCAACTACATCGAGACGAAGAAGATGATGTACTCCGATGGAGCGGCGTGGTCGCTGCTGATGGAGAAGATTGTTACTGTTTTAGTTGCTTATGCGCAGCAGCAGGTGGAGGCGGGCGCGGATGTGATCCAGGTCTTCGATAGCTGGGTGGGAAAGCTGAGCGTTCGGGACTATCGGCAGTACTGCCTGGGATGGACGACGGAGCTGGTCGAGCGCATCAAGACGCTTGGAGTGCCGGTGATCTACTTTGGCGTGGAGACCGCTTCCCTGCTGCCGGCGATGAGTGAGACGGGAGCGGATGTGATTGGGCTGGATTGGCGAACGCCGCTGGATGCGGGATGGAAAGCGGTCGGCGCGGGCTGCGCGGTGCAGGGCAATCTTGATCCGATTGCACTGTTTGCGAAGGAGGATGTTTTGAAGGAGCAGGTGCGAGAGATTCTGACAGCTGCGAATGGACGGCCCGGACACATCTTTAATCTGGGCCATGGCATTGTGCCTGGGACGCCGGTCGAAAATGTGATCCTCGTGGTGGAGTGGGTCAAGGAGCTGAGCGCGCTGGGAGTGACACAACGATGA
- a CDS encoding inorganic diphosphatase, translating into MTNYLELPVGPNCPEVINAVIEIPYEGVNKYEYDKDLHVFRLDRNLYSPVHYPGDYGFIPSTLGDDGDPLDCLVLVDTPSFSGCVMQVRPIGVLEMLDQGLGDEKVLCVGQDNPRYKDVWNFSEIYPHMLKEITHFFAIYKDLEGKRVEVKGWRDASFARNKVLEAQQRFIDNKTNPIPKPVPKK; encoded by the coding sequence ATGACGAACTACTTGGAACTCCCCGTAGGGCCAAACTGCCCCGAGGTCATCAACGCAGTCATCGAGATTCCCTATGAGGGTGTCAATAAATACGAGTACGACAAAGATCTCCACGTCTTCCGCCTCGACCGCAACCTCTACTCCCCCGTCCACTACCCCGGCGACTACGGCTTCATCCCCAGCACCCTCGGCGACGACGGCGACCCCCTCGACTGCCTCGTCCTCGTCGACACCCCCAGCTTCTCCGGCTGCGTCATGCAGGTCCGCCCCATCGGCGTCCTCGAGATGCTCGACCAGGGGCTCGGCGACGAGAAGGTCCTCTGTGTCGGACAGGACAATCCACGCTACAAAGACGTCTGGAACTTCTCCGAGATCTACCCCCACATGCTCAAGGAGATCACGCACTTCTTCGCCATCTACAAGGACCTCGAAGGCAAGCGCGTCGAAGTCAAAGGCTGGCGCGACGCCTCCTTCGCCCGCAACAAGGTCCTCGAAGCCCAGCAGCGCTTCATCGACAACAAGACCAACCCCATCCCCAAGCCAGTCCCCAAAAAATAG
- a CDS encoding ferrochelatase: MSSETAKSAVLLLAHGTPDMLGEMAEYLSKVTGGRAMPQEVVKELQHRYAQIGLQEAPGLEPPPLTKWTMVQAHMLEHVLGAGKVYVGMRNWHPYIADTVAEMRRDGVTRIKAVCLAPQNSRTSVGLYRKAVLSAATGIEVEFVAGWADSPLLAEAFAEKLRPMWAEACAESGQRVPVLFTAHSVPCRTIMTGEASIAGARPGTPVQDSPDPYPVEAKRTAQMVAERMSAVGFRENDWYFAFQSQGMSGGPWIGPTVEDTLKAIQAEGHVGVVMQPVGFLCDHVEILYDIDIAFRQTASELGLKLWRAESLNDSPVLVEALVDVVTGKYKATVDEVMVPA; this comes from the coding sequence ATGAGTTCTGAGACTGCTAAAAGCGCAGTATTGCTGTTGGCTCATGGGACGCCGGACATGCTGGGCGAGATGGCCGAGTATCTGAGCAAGGTGACCGGTGGGCGAGCAATGCCGCAGGAGGTTGTGAAAGAGCTGCAGCATCGGTATGCGCAGATCGGGCTGCAGGAGGCGCCTGGGCTGGAGCCTCCGCCGCTGACGAAGTGGACGATGGTGCAAGCACATATGCTGGAGCATGTGCTGGGCGCGGGCAAGGTATATGTCGGCATGCGCAACTGGCATCCTTATATTGCAGACACTGTCGCGGAGATGCGGCGGGATGGAGTGACGCGGATCAAGGCCGTGTGTCTGGCTCCGCAGAACTCTCGTACAAGCGTGGGACTTTACCGAAAGGCTGTGCTCTCTGCGGCGACGGGTATTGAGGTTGAGTTTGTCGCTGGATGGGCGGACAGTCCGCTGCTGGCGGAGGCGTTTGCCGAGAAGCTGCGGCCGATGTGGGCGGAGGCCTGCGCTGAGTCGGGGCAGCGAGTGCCTGTGTTGTTTACAGCGCACAGCGTGCCGTGCCGAACGATCATGACTGGTGAAGCTTCGATTGCGGGAGCGAGGCCAGGAACTCCTGTGCAGGATTCGCCGGACCCTTATCCGGTGGAGGCCAAACGCACCGCACAGATGGTGGCGGAGCGGATGTCGGCAGTCGGTTTTCGCGAGAACGATTGGTACTTCGCTTTTCAAAGCCAGGGCATGAGTGGGGGGCCGTGGATTGGACCGACAGTGGAGGACACACTCAAAGCGATCCAAGCCGAAGGGCACGTGGGCGTGGTGATGCAACCGGTGGGGTTTCTGTGTGATCACGTGGAGATTCTGTACGACATCGACATTGCTTTTCGTCAGACGGCCAGCGAGCTGGGGCTGAAGTTGTGGCGGGCGGAGAGCCTGAACGACTCCCCGGTGCTGGTGGAGGCGCTGGTGGACGTGGTCACCGGCAAATATAAGGCGACCGTCGATGAGGTGATGGTTCCGGCGTAG
- a CDS encoding spermidine synthase family protein, translated as MAFFAISVAMLGMTVGAVWVYLRRERFESGSLSITLTNFALATAVAMPASVMVQFCLITITSLSLTTVVSWSLLLIFMAIPYAFSGVVVSLALTRSPFPTGQVYGVDLLGASFGCMGVILLLNLLDGPTAVIASGAVCGLSAIAFAASAPSEDRQRLESRSWWRRPIPITIALMVFAILNSMAPVGMRPILVKNNFETYALGVYEKWNSYSRIVASSPTLHFPDMWSVSPALSGNMRIMQAELNIDGAASTPMSHYDGTPDSISFLQYDLTSLAYRLPGIRKSAVIGVGGGRDLMTAHFFGVPDITGVELNPIFINLLTKNPFYKNFSNVTAVPNLKLHVDDARSWFASTNEKFDLVQMSMIDTWAATGAGAFSLSENGLYTLEGWHAFFGTLNDDGIFTVSRWYSPGNIDETGRMIGLATAILLDSGVKDARPQMFVASAGKIATLVVSKKPFTPEQLRILHQTVRSLGFDVVLAPDQPPQSPLLRAITESQDRASLDHVMDGTFLDLSVATDNRPFFFNQLRFLSIPRAAQRFFRKTLGVGVVLGNLTASAVLIMILFISILAVIATILVPLRDAARACPLPLAVAGSLYFSLIGMGFMLAEIALLQRFSIYLGHPIYSLSVCLFSLILASGLGSLTSDRLKLDSRGKLQTWAILVVAYLVAMGKILPIIFQHTTGQDRLVRIAISVAIIMPLGFLLGFAFPTGMRLVEAVDRQPTPWFWGINGATGVLASVLGVMFSMALGIHVTMLLSALCYLALIPAAFALLRMRQRIVSRVAVAEFEGELPRGV; from the coding sequence ATGGCTTTTTTTGCGATCAGCGTAGCCATGCTGGGCATGACCGTCGGCGCGGTCTGGGTCTATCTGCGCCGCGAGCGATTTGAATCCGGCTCGCTGTCCATTACCCTGACCAACTTCGCCCTCGCAACGGCAGTGGCTATGCCTGCATCGGTCATGGTGCAGTTTTGCCTCATCACCATTACTTCGCTTTCGCTCACCACCGTCGTTTCGTGGAGTCTGCTTCTGATCTTCATGGCCATCCCCTACGCCTTCTCGGGAGTTGTGGTCAGTCTGGCGTTGACCCGCAGCCCATTCCCCACGGGACAGGTCTACGGAGTCGACCTCTTGGGCGCTTCGTTCGGCTGCATGGGAGTCATTCTGCTCCTGAATCTTCTGGATGGCCCGACCGCTGTGATCGCATCCGGCGCCGTATGCGGTCTGTCCGCTATAGCATTCGCCGCCAGCGCCCCCTCCGAAGATCGGCAACGGTTGGAATCAAGGTCCTGGTGGCGTCGTCCAATTCCCATCACAATCGCGCTCATGGTGTTCGCGATACTCAATTCAATGGCGCCTGTCGGCATGCGTCCCATTCTGGTGAAAAACAACTTTGAGACCTACGCCCTGGGCGTATACGAGAAATGGAACTCCTATTCCCGAATCGTCGCCAGCTCTCCAACGCTGCACTTCCCCGACATGTGGAGCGTCTCCCCTGCCCTTTCGGGGAATATGCGTATTATGCAGGCGGAACTGAATATCGATGGCGCGGCAAGCACCCCCATGTCCCACTATGATGGAACGCCAGACTCCATCTCTTTCCTGCAATACGATCTGACTAGCCTGGCTTACCGCCTTCCTGGTATCCGCAAATCTGCGGTCATTGGAGTTGGCGGCGGCCGCGACCTGATGACGGCTCACTTTTTTGGGGTTCCCGACATCACAGGAGTCGAGCTCAATCCCATCTTCATCAATCTCCTTACAAAGAATCCGTTCTATAAGAACTTCAGCAATGTGACTGCTGTGCCGAATCTGAAACTCCATGTCGACGATGCCCGCAGCTGGTTCGCAAGCACAAACGAAAAATTCGATCTCGTACAGATGAGCATGATCGACACCTGGGCGGCAACCGGAGCCGGCGCCTTCAGCCTCAGCGAAAACGGACTCTACACGCTTGAGGGTTGGCACGCCTTCTTCGGAACACTCAACGATGACGGCATCTTTACCGTGAGTCGCTGGTACAGCCCCGGCAATATTGACGAAACCGGAAGGATGATCGGGCTGGCGACAGCCATCCTCCTCGACTCCGGTGTCAAGGATGCCCGCCCGCAGATGTTCGTCGCCAGCGCCGGCAAAATCGCCACCCTTGTGGTATCGAAGAAGCCCTTCACTCCGGAGCAGCTGCGTATATTGCATCAGACAGTGCGCAGCCTCGGCTTCGACGTAGTACTGGCGCCTGACCAGCCACCGCAGTCTCCGCTTCTGCGCGCAATCACGGAGAGCCAAGATCGCGCCTCCTTGGATCACGTAATGGATGGAACCTTTCTGGACCTCAGCGTGGCCACCGATAACCGGCCGTTTTTCTTCAACCAGCTCCGTTTCCTCAGTATCCCGCGCGCAGCACAACGTTTCTTCCGCAAGACTCTCGGCGTTGGCGTCGTACTCGGCAATCTGACGGCGTCAGCGGTACTCATCATGATTCTGTTTATCTCGATCCTGGCGGTCATCGCCACCATCCTGGTGCCTCTCAGAGATGCGGCCAGGGCATGTCCATTACCCCTCGCCGTTGCCGGTAGCCTTTATTTTTCGCTAATTGGCATGGGCTTCATGCTGGCCGAGATCGCCCTGCTGCAGCGGTTCAGCATCTATCTCGGCCATCCCATCTACTCTTTAAGTGTGTGCCTGTTCAGCCTCATTCTGGCCTCCGGCCTGGGCAGCCTGACATCAGACAGGCTGAAGCTGGACTCACGAGGCAAATTGCAGACATGGGCCATTCTTGTCGTCGCCTACCTGGTGGCCATGGGCAAGATTCTACCCATCATCTTTCAGCACACCACCGGTCAGGACCGTCTGGTGCGGATAGCAATTTCGGTGGCCATCATCATGCCGCTCGGCTTTCTGCTCGGCTTTGCCTTTCCCACAGGCATGCGACTGGTCGAAGCAGTAGACCGGCAACCAACCCCGTGGTTTTGGGGAATCAATGGCGCAACCGGCGTTCTGGCATCGGTGTTGGGTGTGATGTTCAGTATGGCGCTGGGCATTCATGTGACCATGCTTTTATCCGCACTCTGTTATCTCGCGCTCATCCCGGCAGCCTTTGCTCTGTTACGAATGAGACAGCGAATCGTGTCAAGGGTTGCTGTTGCTGAGTTCGAAGGCGAGCTCCCCCGCGGCGTTTAA
- a CDS encoding cobyrinate a,c-diamide synthase: MRGLLISGTASGVGKTTVALAIMAGLRRRGLAVQPLKCGPDFLDTGHHTRICGRKARNLDTWMLSEEANRSVLRDTARGTDVLVVEGMMGLFDGKSGNTEAGSTAEISKLLKLPVVLVVDAAKTARSIAAVVLGFEMFDPELQLAGVILNRVATERHYEMLRAAIETTCRTKILGWLPRDQTIAIPERHLGLQGAAESAIGDDAAIDTLAALAEKFFDLDRLLELECGLDLNEDQDFGGRRSQSEEGVRIGVPSDHAFSFYYEDNLDLLREQGAEIVWFSPLHDRCLPTGLDGLYLGGGYPELHAEKLSSNRGMLKDIRAFAASGRPVYAECGGMIYLSRSLSTQDGETYAMAGVLPLSMQMTDKLVQFGYVTVEFTEDCLLGVKGTTVRGHSFHYSCLVSRGEVATTYRVQYSMSGKEELEGFRQGSVLASYVHLHLRANPTIARDLVAAIRRARTLQTAAR; encoded by the coding sequence GTGAGAGGGCTGCTGATTTCGGGTACCGCGAGCGGCGTGGGGAAGACGACGGTTGCGCTTGCGATTATGGCGGGCCTGCGACGGCGCGGGCTTGCAGTGCAGCCGCTCAAATGTGGGCCCGACTTTCTGGACACCGGACACCACACTCGAATATGCGGGCGAAAGGCTCGCAATCTTGACACGTGGATGCTGAGCGAAGAGGCGAACCGCAGCGTTCTGCGAGATACAGCGCGGGGCACGGATGTTCTGGTCGTTGAAGGCATGATGGGGTTGTTCGATGGGAAGAGTGGGAACACCGAAGCGGGCAGCACCGCGGAGATTTCCAAGCTACTGAAGCTGCCGGTGGTGCTGGTTGTCGATGCGGCAAAGACTGCGCGAAGCATCGCGGCGGTGGTGCTCGGCTTTGAGATGTTCGATCCGGAGTTGCAGCTTGCGGGTGTGATTCTGAATCGCGTTGCGACGGAACGGCACTACGAGATGCTGCGGGCGGCGATTGAGACCACCTGCAGAACGAAGATTCTGGGTTGGCTGCCGCGTGATCAGACGATTGCGATCCCTGAGCGACATCTTGGCTTGCAGGGTGCGGCGGAATCTGCGATTGGTGATGATGCTGCGATCGACACACTGGCTGCGCTCGCGGAAAAGTTCTTCGATCTGGATCGTTTGCTTGAGTTGGAGTGTGGTTTGGATCTGAACGAGGATCAGGATTTCGGCGGAAGGCGTTCTCAATCTGAAGAAGGCGTGCGAATCGGCGTACCGTCCGATCACGCTTTCTCGTTCTACTACGAGGACAATCTGGACCTGCTGCGCGAACAGGGAGCCGAGATCGTTTGGTTTAGCCCACTGCACGACAGGTGTCTTCCAACCGGACTGGACGGGCTGTATCTGGGGGGAGGATATCCCGAACTTCATGCAGAAAAGTTGAGCAGCAATCGTGGGATGCTCAAGGATATTCGTGCCTTCGCTGCTTCGGGAAGGCCGGTCTATGCGGAGTGCGGTGGGATGATCTATCTGTCCAGGAGCCTCAGCACCCAGGATGGGGAGACGTACGCGATGGCTGGCGTGCTGCCGCTGTCGATGCAGATGACAGACAAGCTCGTGCAGTTCGGATACGTCACTGTTGAGTTCACGGAAGACTGTCTGTTGGGCGTGAAAGGAACCACAGTTCGTGGGCACAGCTTTCACTATTCGTGTCTTGTTTCACGGGGAGAGGTGGCAACAACTTATCGCGTGCAGTACTCGATGTCCGGCAAAGAGGAGCTCGAGGGGTTTAGGCAGGGCAGTGTGCTGGCCAGCTATGTTCATCTGCACTTGCGGGCGAATCCCACAATCGCGAGAGATCTTGTCGCTGCAATTCGACGAGCGCGCACACTGCAGACGGCGGCGCGGTGA
- the purS gene encoding phosphoribosylformylglycinamidine synthase subunit PurS, whose amino-acid sequence MKAHVYVTLKRTVLDAQGQTVADALRRMEYRGVADVRQGKYFLLTLENGLEQSAAQAEVERIAREVLTNPVIEEFTFRLEA is encoded by the coding sequence ATGAAGGCTCATGTCTATGTCACGCTGAAACGAACGGTGCTGGATGCCCAGGGGCAGACAGTTGCAGATGCATTGCGGCGAATGGAATATCGCGGCGTTGCCGATGTACGGCAGGGGAAGTATTTTCTGCTGACTCTGGAGAATGGATTGGAACAGAGCGCCGCGCAGGCCGAGGTGGAGCGTATTGCGCGTGAGGTGCTGACAAACCCTGTGATTGAAGAGTTTACGTTCCGGCTTGAGGCCTGA